In Rhodothermaceae bacterium, the genomic window CATGGGGCTGATGTGACTATTCAGTCTGTATTGAATATGTGCCAGATGGCTCCCATGCTGGCAGAGCGCCGTATTGTTGTGATCAGGGGATTCGACCAGCTTAAAAATAATAAGCTGTTTGCGAGCGTAGCTAAGCAGCCAAACCTCGCCGCAATCGTCCTCCTGATATGCGGGACACGTCCGAGATTCAACGTGAATCCCTACATGGCGCTAAAGAAGAACACAAAAGCAGTCCAGGTTGTGGAGTTCGCTTCGCTGTGGCGTAACCAGGCTGCACAGTTTGTGCGTGAGTATGCTCAAGCTCGCGGCTATGATCTAGAAGGGAGAGTGCAGGACTTGCTGGTAGAGTTCTTGGGTACAGGAATGGCATTACTCGCTCAGGAAGTTGAAAAGTTGATCACCTATGTCGGTGCACGGGAGCCGAAGGTGATTACGAGACAAGATGTGCTGCAAGCCAGTGGGCAAACCCGCGAAATCAACGTGTTCGAACTTCAGGATGCCATCATCCAGCGTAGAGCAGTGGATGCACACAGGATCACAGAACAATTGCTTCTTGGGGCTTCTTCCCGGCAGGGGGAAGCGCTGCGGATTGTGGCAGTACTGAGCAGTTATTTCATGAGGCTCTTGAAATTGCATGACTCTCTACGAGATAATTTGCGTCAGGCAGATCTTGCCAAACGAATTGGAGTAGCTCCGAACATGCTCCGTCGGTATCACGAGGCCGTCAGCAGCTGGCCCCTCCCGGAAGTCAAGCGGGCCATACAACTGCTTTTGAGTACCGATAGTGAAATCAAAGGGTTTTCCAAGCGTAGCCCCCGTTCAATTATGACGCTTTTCATTACACGGTTGCTGGCAGAACCTTTACAGCATCACGCGCGTTGAGACTTTTGTGGAGATTTTGTGAACATTCTGCAAATTATCCTAGTAATCACTTGGAAAACTTGGAAACATTCGGGTTTAGCTTTCATTATGTCCTATTGTGCAGGCTCACACCTCATTGACTTTTAACATCTGATCGTATGCTACATCGCTACTTCCGCACATCATGTTGAATCGAGTCTCCTGGATGGACGAGTTCCTATGTGAGTACGTTGATGGCACAATGGATTACTCGGTCCGCACAGTGTTTGAGGAGTGCTTGGAATGTGATTCCAGACTTGCAAAGAAAGTCAAGCACTTGCGTGGTACCCGGCGGCTACTGAGCGAACATAGCTTTCGGGCACCGAAAGATTTGCGGAAGAGAGTTCGCGTACGTTTATCGCAATGCCTTCCATTCGCGACCCCGGTGCGCCCACCGCATACCAGTATTCTGGTTGGAACAGCGGCGGCAATCGCTCTGGCAGCAGCACTTGTGGCAGGGACTTCTCAGTATATTCCCGCACCCATGTCTGGAGTGCGCAGTGCGGCGAGCCCGATTGCAGAGGCTCAGATTCAGGACCCCAGTCAAATTAAGCGCGTTAACAGCGGGCCGTTGACGGAAATCTCTCCGGCTACGGGCTCTTAGCTCAGTGGTTTAGAGCGCTCGCCTCACACGCGAGAGGTCACAGGTTCGAATCCCGTAGGGCCCACCAACGAATCATGACTTGTTCACAGGTGATGCGCAGATCTCTTGCCCCATATCTGTTTGCTTTCTTCGTAGTAACCTCGACCTGGGCCAACCCCACGGATCTGGCTGATTGGTTTGGTAGAGCGATTGCTACGGGGGATGGCTATCTTTTTGTATCGGAGATGGCCGGGTTTGAATCTCCATCGATGGTTCACGTTTATGTACGAGGAGAAGACCAGAAATGGGTTTGGCAAGACTCCTTGCATGTAGGGGGTAGATACGGCAATACAATTGGGTATGGGGACGGAGTACTGGCGGTTTCAGAGGGATCTGCAGTGTACGTGTTTGAGGTGGATCCTGAGACGGACCGCTTTGTGCAGACGGGACGGCTGGAGTCAAAATACGCGGAATGGTTTGGCAGTGCTCTTGCACTGGATGATGGATGGCTTGCTGTGGGCTCCTCACAGCCAAATGGATCCACTCGTCATGTCCACCTCTTTCGGAAGAACCGGGAAGGAACATGGGTCAGAAGGGCGATTCTTGAGGAACCTGGAGAGTCAGCCGCATCCATGTATGGGATTGCACTTGCGATGAATCAGGGACGCCTCCTGATCGGCTCACCCGGACTTTGTACTGCATACCTGTATGAGTACCAATCCGACGGATGGGGATTGTCTGCAACGTTGCTGTGTGGGGAAATGAGTGCGGAATCCATGTATGGGATGACCTTGGACCTGCGGGGAGAGCGTGCAGTGATCGGAGCCCCCCGACACAATTCGAAAAAAGGCGCCGTCGTTGTCTGGCAGCATGTGGGAGATTCGGGGTGGAAAAAGATAAAAGTTCTTACTCCAGAGGAGGATGCCACCGGATCCTCTTTTGGTTCACAGGTCGAAATTCAGGATTCTCTGCGGATCGTTGTTGGATTCCCGGTGTTTGGAGGAATACCTGGAGTTCCTGTGCGTGGAGGACTGCCTGGAGGCGACGGTGACGTGGAAAAAAATTTGCGGATCTATGCCGTCCAGGACGATCAGGATTCGAAACCTGGGTACACCATAGTTCCAGGAATCGTTGTCTCAGGTGCGTCCCCGGTTGCCGTGGATGGAAATTTAATGGCAATTGGATTCCCCGGTGCTGCGTATGGAGAAGGGAGTGCGGAACTGCTGGAATTCAATGGCGGTGGGTGGGTGGGAGGCCGTCCAAGAACTTTATTATGTATATAGGCACATACCCCGTAGAGCTGACGTCCGGTGTGATGACGGGCGGGCAGATGAGTTTGATTGTGGGCTTGTTGACCTGGTTTCGTTTCTGCCGAATGAAGAAATGGGGATGAATCGTGGGGTACTCCTGAGTGATTTGTGGGGATGGACAGATCCGGAAACCGGAATTGAATATGGTTTGATCGGCCATCTTGAAGGGACGGTCTTCATTGATTTGAGTACTCCATCGAACCCTAGATATCTGGGCACCCTGCCTCGTACAGAAGGCTCATCGGCAAGTATCTGGCGGGATATTAAGGTGTATAAGAACCACGCATTTATCGTTGCTGATATGGCCCAGGAGCATGGTATGCAGATCTTTGACCTGACGCAACTCAGAGGACTCGTCGATACTCCGGTGGAGTTCGAGGCGACGGCACATTACAGCCAGATCCACAGTGCTCATAATATTGTCATTAATGAAGAGACGGGGTTTGCTTTTGCCGTGGGAGTTTCTGAAGGAGGAGAAACCTGTGGCGGAGGGTTGCACATGATTGATATCCGTGAACCCCAGGCCCCTGTCTTTGTCGGGTGCTTTGCAGACGAGACAACCGGACGCCGCAAGACCGGATATAGCCATGATGCGCAGTGTGTGATTTACAATGGGCCGGACAGCGAATACGCCGGACGTGAAATTTGCTTCGGTGCCAATGAAACGGCAATCAGTATATCAGATGTGACGGACAAAGAAAACCCAATTGCAATTGGAACTGGCTCCTATCCTGGTGCTGCGTATGTGCACCAAGGCTGGCTCACAGAAGATCATTCCTATTTTTTCCAGAATGATGAGCTCGATGAACAATACGACAAGGTTGATAAAACACGCACCCTGATTTGGGATGTGAGGGATCTAAGTGATCCCATCATGATTCGTGAGTTCTATGGACCTACTTCAGCGACGGATCACAACCTGTATATACGCGACAATCTGATGTACCAGACCAATTACAAGAGTGGTTTGCGCATCATTGATGTGTCCTCACCAGAGAATCCGGTTGAGATTGGATACTTCGACACCACCCCGTACGGGGCGAATGGGGCCGGGTACGATGGAACCTTGGGCAGCTATCCATTCTTTGAAAGTGGAATTATTGTCGTGACCAGTATCCGGGAAGGCGTGTTTATTTTGAAGAAGCAATCCGCAGATATTTAGGCGTAGGTCTTTTGGCTTGGATCATTGTTCGGCCTATCCGTGTAAACCTTTTTCTAATTCAGCCCATCTGCAAAATTTGAGACATATTTTATCGGAGTCGCGCACACCTATGCACGGCCCGTGTCGCCGGTCAGTCTTCTAAGCTTTGGCGGAGTAGGGTCGGGTCGTACGCCTGTCTCTGAATCAGATCGGCACGATCAGTGAGATTCATAAGAGTAGTGCTCGGCCTTCGCAACAGTATGAACGGGATCCACCAACGAACCATGACTTATTCAAGAGTAATGCGCAAATCTCTTGCCTTATACCTGTTTACTTTCTTCGTAGTATCCGCGACCTGGGCCAATCCCACTGATCTGGCTGATCGGTTTGGTAGAGCGATTACTGCCGGGGATGGCTATCTCTTTATTTCAGAGTCGGGTGGGTTTGAAACCCACGGGATGGTTCATGTCTATGTGCGGGGCGAGAACCAGAAATGGGTTTGGAAAAATTCATTGCATGGGCAGGCCCATGTAGGGGATGGATTCGGCCATACAATTGGATATGGGGACGGAACACTGGCGGTTGCAGATCAGTCCACGGTATACGTGTTTGAACTGGATCCTGAGACGGACCATTTTGTGCAGACAGATCGGCTGGGGGCAGAGGATAACAGCACGTTTGGTACTGCTCTTGCGCTGGATGACGGGTGGCTTGCCATAGGCTCCTCGCAGGCCGATGGATCCGATGGCCAGGTCCACCTCTTTCAGAAGAACCCGGAAGGAACGTGGGTCAAAAGGACGATTCTTGAAGAACCCGGAGAGTCATCTGTATCCATGTATGGGAGTGCACTTTCGATGGATCAGGGCCGCCTCTTGATCGGTTCGCCTGAACTTTGTACCTCATACCTGTACGAGTATCGAGCCGACGGGTGGGAATTGTCTGCAACGCTGCCCTGTGGAGAGCTGAGCGCAGAATCCATGTATGGAGTGACCTTGGATCTGAGGGGGGAGCGTGCAGTGATCGGAGCCCCCCGACATAATTCGAGAAAGGGTGCAGTTGTTGTCTGGCACCATGCGGAAGATTCAGGATGGGAAAGGATAAAAATTCTTTCTCCAGAGGACGATGCCCCCGGATTCTTTTTTGGTTCACAGGTTGAGATTCAGGATCCTCTGCGGATCGTTATTGGATTCCCCGTGTTTGGGCCTCGTGACGCAGAAGAAAATTTACGGGTCTATACCGTACGGGAAGGTGAAGATTCGGAATCTGAGTACACCACAGTTCCGGGAGTCGCCTTCTCACCCATGTCCACAGTTGCCGTAGATGGAAGTGTAATGGCAGTTGGATCCCCGAATGCTGCGTATGGAGAAGGAATCGCGGAATTGCTGGAATTCAATAGCGGTGCGTGGGAGATGGTCCAAGAACTGTTTTATGTTCATGAGCACATGCCGCGCAAAGCCGACATCCTGTGTGATGATGGACAGGCGGAAGGGTTTGATTGCGGGCTCGTGGACCTGGTCTCTTTTCTGCCGAATGAAGAAATGGAGATGAATCGCGGGGTGCGCCTGAGCGATGTGTGGGGATGGACAGATCCCGAAACCGGAATTGAATATGGTTTGATCGGCCATCTTGAGGGGACGGTCTTTATTGATTTGAGTGCTCCATCAAACCCTAGGTACTTGGGAACCCTGCCTCGCACAGAAGGCTCACCAGGCAGTACTTGGCGGGATATCAAGGTGTATAAGGATCACGCATTTATTGTTGCCGACGGTGCCCGGGAGCATGGCATGCAGATCTTTGATCTGACACAACTTAGAGGACTCGTCGATACTCCGGTGGAGTTTGAGGCAACGGCACATTACGACCGTATCCACAGCGCTCACAATATTGTCATTAATGAAGAAACGGGGTTTGCCTTTGCGGTGGGAGCTTCCGCCGGAGGAGAAACCTGTGGCGGAGGGTTGCACATGATTGATATCCGTGAACCCCAGGCCCCTGTCTTTGTCGGGTGCTTTGCAGACGAGACAACCGGACGCCGCAAGACCGGATATAGCCATGATGCGCAGTGTGTGATTTACAATGGGCCGGACAGCGAATACGCCGGACGTGAAATTTGCTTCGGTGCCAATGAAACGGCAATCAGTATATCAGATGTGACGGACAAAGAAAACCCGGTCGCAATCGGAACCGGTTCCTATCCTGATGCTGCATACGTGCACCAGGGCTGGCTCACAGAGGATCATTCTTATTTTTTCCAGAATGATGAGCTTGATGAAATCCAGGGCAAAGTTCATAAAACACGCACCCTAGTTTGGGATGTGAGAGATCTAAGTGATCCGATCATGATTCGTGAGTTCTATGGACCCACCTCAGCGACGGATCACAATCTGTATGTACATGGCAATCTGATGTACCAGACCAATAATGCGAGTGGTTTGCGCATCATTGATGTGTCCTCACCAGAGGATCCTGTTGAGATTGGACACTTCGACACCACTCCGTATGGGACGGATGAGGCCGGATTTAATGGAACCTGGAGCAGCTTCCCGTACTTTGAGAGCGGAATTATCGTCGTGACGAGTCGCAGGGAAGGGGTGTTCATTTTGAAGAAGCAACCCGTAGATATTTAGGCGTAAATCTTTAGGCTTGGATCATTGTTAGGCTTATTTGTGTAAACCTTTTCCTGATTCAGTTTTAGCTGTAAAATCTGAGACAAACTTACCGGAGTCGCACCCACATGTACGTCCCACGTCGCCAGCGAATGCTGGACCAGTATCTGAAGGAAATTGGTCAGATTGACCTAGTGACTCCCGCTGAAGAGGCGGAGTTAGCCCGGCGGATCAAACAAGGTGACGAGGAAGCGCTCCTGAAGCTGACTCGTGCCAACCTCCGCTTCGTCGTTTCGGTGGCAAAAAAATTTCAGGGACAGGGCCTGCATCTCACTGATTTGATCAATGAAGGGAACTATGGCCTCATCAAAGCGGCCAAACGCTTTGATGAAACACGCGGGTTCAAGTTTATCTCCTATGCCGTGTGGTGGATTCGCCAGTCGATCCTTCAGGCTCTGGCAGAGCAGGGCCGAGTCGTACGTCTGCCTCTGAATCAGATTGGCACGATCAGCAAGATTCGCAAGAGCAGTGCCCGGCTTTCGCAACAGCATGAACGGGATCCGAACCTGGAAGAACTGTCGGCGGATCTACAGATTGATATAGAAAAGGTCCGCAATGCGATGCAGCGGACGAGCCGGCATCTATCGATGGATGCCCCCTTTAACGATGAGGATGAAAATAGCCTTCTGGACATCCTACCCAGCGACGAGGTTACTCCTCCCGATGAATCCCTCCAAGGAGAATCTCTGAAGATTGATATTGAAGTCGCACTCAGTGGTCTTTGCCCCCGTGAGGCGGAAATCACCCGACTATTTTTTGGAGTTGGACGTGAACATCCGCTGACACTGGAAGAAATTGGCCACCGATTTGATTTAACGAGGGAGCGGGTACGCCAGATCAAAGAAAAAGCAATCCGGAAACTTCGCCAAAAACATCGCCGGGAAAACCTGAAATTTCACGCAAGGTAGACATCGTTCGATTGGTTAGGGACTTTCGCTGTGGTCACGTAATAAGGTAGATTTGATGTTGCATAGGCCCTAGAGTGTAACAACCGTGATAAGCCTTCGTACATACAGGCGCTGACGCGGCGCTAATCTACCCTCAAAAAGTTGTCGTTCTTGAATCCATCCAATTAAGCGCACTCATGACTATTCGAGTCCTGTCACGCAGTTTTTATGTGAGTCTCCTGACCGCCCTGATCCTCGTTTCCGTTCCAAAAGCTCAACAAACCATCACTTTTGAAGAGGCAGTACGAATTGCCTTGGATCAGAATACGCAGCTGCGGCAGAGCGTCAATCAGGTACGGCTGAGTGAGATTGGCGTGCACTCCGCACGGGCAGCGTTTTTCCCGAGTTTCAATGTAAGTTCAGGTACAGGAACCAATTTCGGGCTGTCGTTCGACACGAATGTGGGGGAACTTCGCACAACGGCGAACACTCGCTTCAATGTAAATGCATTCACGTCTCTGACCCTGTTTGATGGGTTTCAGAGTCAGGCAAATCTTCGTGAGAGCCGACTGAATGTGACTGCCGCAGACTTGGCACTTGAGCGTCAGCGCCAACTAGTAGTATTTCAGGTCGCCAGCCAATTTCTTGCGTATATCCAGGCTTCTGAGCAGATTGCGGTACAGGAAGAAAATTTGGTGGCTGCACAGCAACTTTTGGCTCAGATCGAAGAATTTGTACGGGTTGGTACGCGTCCGGTATCTGACCTGTATCAGCAACAGGCAGCAGTAGAATCGGCAGAGCTTGCAATATTGCAGACTGAGCAGTTGGCTCAGATATCCGAAGCGAATTTGCTTCAGGTTTTGCGGTTGGATCCACTGGGCGATTACGAATTTGTAATCCCAGACTTGTCGGATGAGCTACTGGTGCCAGAAGAATATGATCTGCGAGATCTCTATGAGCGTGCGCAGCTGCAGCGCGGAGATTTACGCTCGCAAGAAGTTTCCGTGGATGCAGCGGAGCAGGGGTTGCGAGTAGCCCGGAGCAGTATGATGCCGCAACTAAGCTTCTCGGCCGGTGCCGGGACAAGCTTCAACAGCGGGATTGAGCGATTCAATTTTGGTCAACAGCTCGACAATAATCGTTCGCAGTCAATCTCACTTTCCCTGAATCTACCGGTCTTCAATCGTCTCCGGACACGCTCTCAGGTTCAGCGGGCCCGAGTTGTGTACGAGAATGCAAGGATCAATGTTGAAGCCACCCAGCAGCAGATCGGGGTAGAAGTACGTCAGGCGTATTTGGACTACCTTACTGCA contains:
- a CDS encoding TolC family protein translates to MTIRVLSRSFYVSLLTALILVSVPKAQQTITFEEAVRIALDQNTQLRQSVNQVRLSEIGVHSARAAFFPSFNVSSGTGTNFGLSFDTNVGELRTTANTRFNVNAFTSLTLFDGFQSQANLRESRLNVTAADLALERQRQLVVFQVASQFLAYIQASEQIAVQEENLVAAQQLLAQIEEFVRVGTRPVSDLYQQQAAVESAELAILQTEQLAQISEANLLQVLRLDPLGDYEFVIPDLSDELLVPEEYDLRDLYERAQLQRGDLRSQEVSVDAAEQGLRVARSSMMPQLSFSAGAGTSFNSGIERFNFGQQLDNNRSQSISLSLNLPVFNRLRTRSQVQRARVVYENARINVEATQQQIGVEVRQAYLDYLTAQKELEVTQRQLAFREQALEATRERYNVGAATLVELTQAQSDFVQASQDAVAARYTIFVRKRLISYYTGELNPSLPLFE
- a CDS encoding RNA polymerase sigma factor RpoD/SigA, with protein sequence MYVPRRQRMLDQYLKEIGQIDLVTPAEEAELARRIKQGDEEALLKLTRANLRFVVSVAKKFQGQGLHLTDLINEGNYGLIKAAKRFDETRGFKFISYAVWWIRQSILQALAEQGRVVRLPLNQIGTISKIRKSSARLSQQHERDPNLEELSADLQIDIEKVRNAMQRTSRHLSMDAPFNDEDENSLLDILPSDEVTPPDESLQGESLKIDIEVALSGLCPREAEITRLFFGVGREHPLTLEEIGHRFDLTRERVRQIKEKAIRKLRQKHRRENLKFHAR
- a CDS encoding choice-of-anchor B family protein produces the protein MNGIHQRTMTYSRVMRKSLALYLFTFFVVSATWANPTDLADRFGRAITAGDGYLFISESGGFETHGMVHVYVRGENQKWVWKNSLHGQAHVGDGFGHTIGYGDGTLAVADQSTVYVFELDPETDHFVQTDRLGAEDNSTFGTALALDDGWLAIGSSQADGSDGQVHLFQKNPEGTWVKRTILEEPGESSVSMYGSALSMDQGRLLIGSPELCTSYLYEYRADGWELSATLPCGELSAESMYGVTLDLRGERAVIGAPRHNSRKGAVVVWHHAEDSGWERIKILSPEDDAPGFFFGSQVEIQDPLRIVIGFPVFGPRDAEENLRVYTVREGEDSESEYTTVPGVAFSPMSTVAVDGSVMAVGSPNAAYGEGIAELLEFNSGAWEMVQELFYVHEHMPRKADILCDDGQAEGFDCGLVDLVSFLPNEEMEMNRGVRLSDVWGWTDPETGIEYGLIGHLEGTVFIDLSAPSNPRYLGTLPRTEGSPGSTWRDIKVYKDHAFIVADGAREHGMQIFDLTQLRGLVDTPVEFEATAHYDRIHSAHNIVINEETGFAFAVGASAGGETCGGGLHMIDIREPQAPVFVGCFADETTGRRKTGYSHDAQCVIYNGPDSEYAGREICFGANETAISISDVTDKENPVAIGTGSYPDAAYVHQGWLTEDHSYFFQNDELDEIQGKVHKTRTLVWDVRDLSDPIMIREFYGPTSATDHNLYVHGNLMYQTNNASGLRIIDVSSPEDPVEIGHFDTTPYGTDEAGFNGTWSSFPYFESGIIVVTSRREGVFILKKQPVDI
- the holA gene encoding DNA polymerase III subunit delta is translated as MSRKYRKSALEIYKDLRRDFLEGQYKPIYLLYGDESYLPDQLQKVLIARALPEEDRDFNLDVVHGADVTIQSVLNMCQMAPMLAERRIVVIRGFDQLKNNKLFASVAKQPNLAAIVLLICGTRPRFNVNPYMALKKNTKAVQVVEFASLWRNQAAQFVREYAQARGYDLEGRVQDLLVEFLGTGMALLAQEVEKLITYVGAREPKVITRQDVLQASGQTREINVFELQDAIIQRRAVDAHRITEQLLLGASSRQGEALRIVAVLSSYFMRLLKLHDSLRDNLRQADLAKRIGVAPNMLRRYHEAVSSWPLPEVKRAIQLLLSTDSEIKGFSKRSPRSIMTLFITRLLAEPLQHHAR
- a CDS encoding choice-of-anchor B family protein, which produces MEKGVRNCWNSMAVGGWEAVQELYYVYRHIPRRADVRCDDGRADEFDCGLVDLVSFLPNEEMGMNRGVLLSDLWGWTDPETGIEYGLIGHLEGTVFIDLSTPSNPRYLGTLPRTEGSSASIWRDIKVYKNHAFIVADMAQEHGMQIFDLTQLRGLVDTPVEFEATAHYSQIHSAHNIVINEETGFAFAVGVSEGGETCGGGLHMIDIREPQAPVFVGCFADETTGRRKTGYSHDAQCVIYNGPDSEYAGREICFGANETAISISDVTDKENPIAIGTGSYPGAAYVHQGWLTEDHSYFFQNDELDEQYDKVDKTRTLIWDVRDLSDPIMIREFYGPTSATDHNLYIRDNLMYQTNYKSGLRIIDVSSPENPVEIGYFDTTPYGANGAGYDGTLGSYPFFESGIIVVTSIREGVFILKKQSADI